One part of the Candidatus Deferrimicrobiaceae bacterium genome encodes these proteins:
- a CDS encoding DJ-1/PfpI family protein encodes MPQLSGKKVLFVICQENFRDEELAHPREEVARAGAKTEVAARKKAPAKGMLGAVENPDLAIRDAKASDYDAVVAVGGRGTPEHLWNDDDLHKLLREARDAGKVVGGICLSGATLAVAGVLKGVEATCYVTDASKKEMQKGGAIFVEKPVVVSGKIVTASGPPAARDFGKALVTALSKG; translated from the coding sequence ATGCCGCAGCTCTCGGGGAAAAAGGTGCTTTTCGTCATCTGTCAGGAGAATTTCCGGGACGAGGAACTCGCGCACCCCCGCGAGGAAGTGGCGAGGGCGGGCGCGAAGACGGAAGTGGCGGCCCGGAAGAAGGCCCCCGCGAAGGGGATGCTGGGCGCGGTGGAGAACCCCGACCTCGCGATCCGCGACGCAAAGGCATCCGACTACGACGCCGTGGTGGCCGTCGGGGGGCGGGGGACCCCCGAACACCTGTGGAACGACGACGACCTCCACAAACTGCTCCGGGAGGCTCGGGATGCCGGGAAGGTCGTCGGCGGGATCTGCCTCTCGGGTGCGACTCTGGCGGTGGCGGGTGTGCTCAAGGGCGTCGAAGCCACCTGCTACGTGACCGATGCGTCGAAAAAGGAGATGCAAAAAGGGGGGGCGATCTTCGTCGAGAAGCCGGTGGTGGTCTCCGGGAAGATCGTGACGGCCAGCGGGCCGCCCGCGGCCCGGGATTTCGGGAAGGCCCTCGTAACGGCGCTTTCGAAAGGATAA